In Denitratisoma sp. DHT3, one DNA window encodes the following:
- the narI gene encoding respiratory nitrate reductase subunit gamma, giving the protein MNLHKFFFGIYPYIVLTVFLVGSWIRYDHEQYTWKTDSSMLLSKAWTLLANNLFHIGILSIFLGHFAGMVLPHALWTGLGISDLQHQWIAIVAGSVFGLMCLIGGGILALRRVFNRRVRAASRFMDIFVLFWLLATLLLGLSTIPTSIGHASHGDPAVMLQLTAWVQSVLTLNAQPELLESVNTVYRIHLVFGMTVFLIFPVSRLVHIWTAPFNYLGRAYQIVRTKRSL; this is encoded by the coding sequence ATGAATCTGCACAAGTTCTTCTTCGGCATCTATCCCTACATCGTGCTGACCGTGTTCCTGGTCGGCAGCTGGATCCGCTACGACCACGAGCAATACACCTGGAAGACGGACTCCTCGATGTTGCTCTCCAAGGCCTGGACCCTGCTGGCCAACAACCTGTTCCACATCGGCATCCTGTCGATCTTTCTCGGCCACTTCGCCGGCATGGTGCTGCCCCATGCCCTTTGGACGGGTCTCGGCATCAGCGACCTCCAGCACCAGTGGATCGCCATCGTCGCCGGTTCGGTGTTCGGCCTGATGTGCCTGATCGGCGGCGGCATCCTGGCCCTGCGCCGGGTGTTCAACCGCCGGGTCCGTGCCGCCTCGCGCTTCATGGACATCTTCGTGCTGTTCTGGCTGCTGGCCACGTTGCTGCTGGGGCTGTCCACCATCCCCACCTCGATCGGCCACGCCAGCCATGGCGACCCCGCCGTGATGCTGCAGCTGACCGCCTGGGTGCAGAGCGTGCTGACGCTGAACGCACAGCCGGAATTGCTGGAGTCCGTGAATACGGTGTATCGGATACACTTGGTGTTCGGCATGACCGTGTTCCTGATCTTCCCGGTCTCCCGTCTGGTGCATATCTGGACCGCGCCCTTCAACTACCTGGGCCGCGCCTATCAGATCGTCCGTACCAAGCGCAGTCTCTAA
- the narJ gene encoding nitrate reductase molybdenum cofactor assembly chaperone yields MQIFKLIALLLNYPSDEDLAALTEAVRDEGAGSTRTLVARLDDEGRLGDEEVAAVAHFIDHLLATDPTQLRADYVQTFDMTPEHSLHLTHHIFGEEKTRGPALIDLGEIYRSYGLAHDPKELPDFLPLILEFVSGLEAEEGRVFLADMGKVLGVLATHLEQAGSPYASLIRIVEAHGSLARLAA; encoded by the coding sequence ATGCAAATCTTCAAACTGATCGCACTGCTGCTGAACTACCCCAGCGACGAGGATCTGGCGGCGCTGACCGAGGCGGTGCGGGACGAGGGAGCGGGCTCGACCCGCACCCTGGTCGCGCGCCTGGACGACGAAGGCCGGCTTGGCGACGAGGAGGTCGCCGCGGTGGCCCACTTCATCGACCACCTGCTGGCAACCGATCCGACCCAACTGCGCGCCGACTACGTCCAGACCTTCGACATGACGCCGGAACACAGCCTGCATCTGACCCACCACATCTTCGGTGAGGAAAAGACCCGCGGCCCGGCGCTGATCGACCTGGGCGAGATCTACCGCAGCTACGGCCTGGCCCACGACCCCAAGGAACTGCCCGACTTCCTGCCCCTGATCCTGGAGTTCGTCTCCGGCCTGGAGGCGGAGGAAGGCCGCGTGTTCCTGGCCGACATGGGCAAGGTCCTCGGCGTCCTGGCCACCCATCTTGAACAAGCCGGCAGCCCCTACGCATCCCTGATCCGGATCGTCGAGGCTCACGGTTCCCTGGCTCGGCTTGCCGCCTGA
- the narH gene encoding nitrate reductase subunit beta codes for MKIRAQFAMVFNLDKCIGCHTCSVTCKNVWTNRKGVEYAWFNNVESKPGIGYPKQWENQEKWKGGWEKVNGKLELKAGGRVKKMIQIFANPNLPEIDDYYEPFSYNYARLQNAPLSEATPTARPVSQITGEQMDKITWGPNWEDDLAGEFASRSRDANFKDMQKEMYKQFENTFHMYLPRICNHCINPACVASCPSGALYKREEDGIVLADQDRCRGWRMCISGCPYKKVFFNWESSKAEKCIGCYPRVESGLPTVCSESCVGRIRYNGIILYDADKLLDAASTDNSQDLYQAHLDLFVDPFDPAIIEQAKKDGISMDWIIAAQKSPIYKMAVQWKIAFPLHPEFRTLPMIWYVPPLSPVQSQIDQKNLPTESDGVIPKASAMRLPVQYLANLLTAGKEQPIVDALNRMIAMRSYQRSIHVEGKADTRALETVGMTEDMAKEMYRYLAIANYEDRFVIPTSHEEIRLDDYYGFQGQNGFTFGNDSSAGVSPNSLFPERRKETVESREPAPLADPRD; via the coding sequence ATGAAAATCCGCGCACAATTCGCAATGGTGTTCAACCTCGATAAGTGCATCGGCTGCCACACCTGTTCCGTGACGTGTAAGAACGTCTGGACCAACCGCAAGGGGGTGGAGTACGCCTGGTTCAACAACGTCGAGTCCAAGCCCGGCATCGGTTATCCCAAGCAGTGGGAGAACCAGGAGAAGTGGAAGGGCGGCTGGGAGAAGGTCAACGGCAAGCTGGAACTGAAGGCCGGCGGCCGGGTGAAGAAGATGATCCAGATCTTCGCCAACCCCAACCTGCCCGAGATCGACGACTACTACGAACCGTTCAGCTACAACTACGCGCGCCTGCAGAACGCGCCGCTGTCCGAGGCGACCCCGACGGCCCGTCCCGTGTCCCAGATCACCGGCGAACAGATGGACAAGATCACCTGGGGTCCCAACTGGGAAGACGACCTGGCCGGCGAATTCGCCTCCCGCTCGCGGGACGCGAACTTCAAGGACATGCAGAAGGAGATGTACAAGCAGTTCGAGAACACCTTCCACATGTACCTGCCCCGGATCTGCAACCACTGCATCAATCCGGCCTGCGTCGCCTCCTGCCCCTCCGGCGCCCTCTACAAGCGTGAAGAGGACGGCATCGTGCTGGCCGACCAGGACCGCTGCCGCGGCTGGCGCATGTGCATCTCGGGCTGCCCCTACAAGAAGGTGTTCTTCAACTGGGAATCGTCCAAGGCCGAGAAATGCATCGGCTGCTATCCCCGCGTCGAGAGCGGCCTGCCCACGGTCTGTTCGGAATCCTGCGTCGGCCGCATCCGCTACAACGGCATCATCCTCTACGATGCCGACAAGCTGCTCGATGCCGCCAGCACCGACAACAGCCAGGATCTCTACCAGGCTCATCTGGACCTGTTCGTGGATCCCTTCGACCCGGCGATCATCGAGCAGGCCAAGAAGGACGGCATCAGCATGGACTGGATCATCGCCGCGCAGAAGTCGCCCATCTACAAGATGGCGGTGCAGTGGAAGATCGCCTTCCCGCTGCATCCCGAGTTCCGCACCCTGCCGATGATCTGGTACGTGCCGCCGCTCTCCCCGGTGCAGTCGCAGATCGACCAGAAGAACCTGCCCACCGAGTCCGACGGCGTGATCCCCAAGGCTTCCGCCATGCGCCTGCCGGTGCAGTATCTGGCCAACCTGCTGACCGCCGGCAAGGAGCAGCCCATCGTCGACGCCCTGAACCGCATGATCGCGATGCGCTCCTACCAGCGCTCGATCCACGTCGAGGGCAAGGCCGACACCCGCGCCCTGGAAACCGTGGGCATGACCGAGGACATGGCCAAGGAGATGTACCGCTACCTGGCCATCGCCAACTACGAGGACCGTTTCGTGATTCCGACCTCCCACGAGGAGATCCGTCTCGACGACTACTACGGCTTCCAGGGCCAGAACGGCTTCACCTTCGGCAACGATTCCTCGGCCGGCGTGTCGCCCAACTCGCTGTTCCCCGAGCGCCGCAAGGAAACCGTCGAGTCCCGTGAGCCGGCTCCGCTGGCCGATCCGCGCGACTGA